One segment of bacterium DNA contains the following:
- a CDS encoding response regulator transcription factor has protein sequence MTATGTLAKKLLVIEDDRELIDLLTLHLTAEGYQVDAAADGEAGLRAFESGQYGLVILDWMLPSTSGIDVLREIRSGDVRTPVLMLTARGEEADKVLGLELGCDDYLTKPFSIRELTARIKVLHRRIERAEELARIASGDRIIDLGPLKIDHGKRKVQVGGEPVQLTVKEYDLLYTLASRPGRTYSRRQLLDLVWDQDTDVYEHTVNSHVNRLRNKIEDNPNRPRLILTVWGIGYRFTEEFL, from the coding sequence GGCACCCTGGCCAAGAAGCTGCTGGTCATCGAGGATGACCGCGAACTGATCGACCTGCTGACCCTTCACCTGACCGCCGAAGGCTACCAGGTGGATGCCGCCGCCGACGGCGAGGCCGGCCTGCGGGCGTTCGAGTCGGGCCAGTACGGCCTGGTGATCCTCGACTGGATGCTGCCTTCGACGAGCGGCATCGATGTCCTGCGCGAGATCCGCTCGGGCGACGTGCGCACGCCGGTGCTCATGCTCACGGCACGCGGCGAGGAGGCCGACAAGGTCCTCGGGCTCGAGCTCGGCTGCGACGACTACCTGACCAAGCCCTTCAGCATCCGCGAGCTCACGGCCCGCATCAAGGTGCTGCACCGCCGCATCGAGCGCGCCGAGGAGCTCGCCCGCATCGCGTCCGGCGACCGCATCATCGATCTCGGTCCGCTGAAGATCGACCACGGCAAGCGCAAGGTGCAGGTGGGCGGCGAGCCCGTGCAGCTGACGGTGAAGGAGTACGACCTGCTCTACACCCTGGCGTCGCGGCCCGGCCGCACCTACAGCCGCCGGCAGCTGCTCGACCTGGTCTGGGACCAGGACACCGACGTCTACGAGCACACGGTGAATTCCCACGTGAACCGGCTGCGCAACAAGATCGAGGACAACCCGAACCGGCCGCGCCT